A single region of the Schizosaccharomyces osmophilus chromosome 3, complete sequence genome encodes:
- the clr4 gene encoding histone lysine H3-K9 methyltransferase Clr4, producing MPSKEYEVEKIVDEKLDRHDKVKLYRVRWLNYSARSDTWEPPENLSGCPEILAEWNQKKQKIQKTGTPKKGTKSPSRPKSKQHASPLRKEARSDHTISDKKKKERPSEHSISTARKRASSLSSGPEKRYPPATKHRLIKSDDLEEKQKVAKEVLDNKRNVSNTSIYSSSDSQPLHTTSIPAPDKQSNPVKQNTYDCLSFYEKKELFRERLRNLKGPEITLVNEVDDEPCPSLDFQFITEYRLTEGVTPPDPNFQSGCNCPADGCDLNDSSRCECLDDLEEPKHFAYDAQGRVRRDAPAVIYECNSFCSCPSCCPNRVAQRGRTLPLEIFKTKGKGWGVRSLRFIPSGRFITCYLGEVITSEEAAKRDKYYDQDGITYLFDLDMFEDSSVYTVDAQNYGDISRFFNHSCSPNLAIYSVIRNHGFRTIYDLAFFAIKDIEPLEELTFDYAGVRDNSLQSSQQCQQMRSFKIRRKCKCGALNCRGWLFG from the coding sequence ATGCCGTCGAAAGAATATGAGGTGGAAAAAATCGTTGACGAAAAATTGGACCGACATGACAAGGTAAAACTTTACAGAGTACGTTGGTTAAATTACTCTGCTCGAAGTGACACCTGGGAGCCTCCGGAAAACCTTTCGGGTTGTCCTGAAATCCTTGCTGAATGGAAtcagaagaagcaaaaaattcaaaaaaccgGTACACCAAAAAAGGGGACCAAGTCACCGTCTCGTCCAAAATCCAAGCAACATGCATCACCTTTACGAAAAGAGGCTCGCTCAGACCATACGATTTCcgacaaaaaaaaaaaagaaaggcCTTCCGAGCATTCGATAAGCACTGCTCGTAAACGCGCTTCCTCTCTTTCATCTGGTCCCGAAAAGCGATATCCTCCTGCTACAAAACATCGTTTGATCAAAAGTgatgatttggaagaaaaacaaaaagtagcCAAGGAAGTATTGGACAACAAGAGAAATGTCTCAAATACTTCaatttattcttcttctgacTCTCAACCCCTCCATACCACATCCATTCCCGCACCAGATAAGCAAAGTAATCCTGTGAAGCAAAATACTTACGATTGTCTCTctttttacgaaaaaaaggaactaTTTCGAGAACGGTTAAGGAATTTAAAAGGACCAGAAATAACCTTGGTAAATGAAGTAGATGATGAACCTTGCCCTTCTCTGGATTTTCAGTTCATCACAGAGTATCGGCTTACTGAAGGCGTCACTCCCCCAGatccaaattttcaatCTGGCTGCAATTGTCCTGCTGATGGCTGTGACCTAAACGATTCTTCGCGGTGTGAATGTCTGGATGATTTGGAAGAGCCAAAACATTTCGCCTATGATGCCCAAGGAAGAGTTCGACGCGATGCCCCCGCTGTCATTTATGAATGCAACTCTTTTTGCTCTTGCCCATCATGTTGTCCTAATCGTGTAGCACAGCGTGGCCGTACTCttcctttggaaattttTAAAACCAAGGGAAAGGGTTGGGGTGTTCGTTCTCTTCGATTCATTCCCTCTGGGAGGTTCATTACTTGTTATTTGGGAGAAGTTATTACTTCCGAAGAGGCCGCTAAACGTGACAAATATTATGATCAAGATGGTATTACTTATTTGTTTGACTTGGATATGTTTGAAGACTCGAGCGTTTATACCGTTGATGCTCAAAATTATGGTGATATTTCCCGGTTCTTTAATCATTCTTGTTCACCTAACCTAGCTATTTATTCTGTGATACGTAATCATGGATTTAGAACCATTTATGACcttgctttctttgctaTAAAAGATATAGAGCCTCTGGAAGAACTCACCTTTGATTACGCAGGCGTGAGAGATAACTCTTTACAGTCTTCGCAACAGTGTCAACAAATGAGGTCTTTTAAAATACGAAGGAAATGTAAATGTGGAGCACTCAATTGCCGCGGATGGCTATTTGGATAG
- the meu6 gene encoding pleckstrin homology domain protein Meu6 translates to MSTQSPEARPVQVDQPTIEHLQQHPEIHPEPVQAKEGIPLDVEEPATSPEQAATEAEPTAEKETEQAKEETPEEANEPKENPAEKKDKTEKDAAANETNPTEYLSGGYLYCRSNGLIPHVIKRYFFIKDTPMPLENLNYYYKKHFQGSLNKQPEDDPSLSSEQVNESSSNSQSLYVDRIAKAVEGCKGLLFYSKSQCTSVPSGIISLLDVDKVEAGNGNKFLLSFENGKNETLEASTAESRDAWIKDLNTIVSQKQEIKEKLEGSSTYSESLNKLNKIANNSGISTLETLRSIIPSFRGKPSKEESPPSEAADKGEPTSPKDNVIEFFHHLLKGKDHEKTQEEKPEETVADDAANAAAAEESTEAPAETVDQQPETTEQAVPEAHENVQESPNKKRGFGLLSYSKSWKTPKVPKSAKSEKSVQTEKGGKADQSFEHTKAKLEYLPTSLSRKLTEFVHKKKQDKSAEPEAVSPTTDNADVKPEEPQTQTSTPVVKTANENTSTTKDLNELTLAEQSTPSVVATEPNHEPVVPEIAA, encoded by the exons ATGTCTACTCAAAGCCCTGAAGCACGACCTGTACAGGTTGATCAACCAACTATTGAACATTTGCAGCAGCATCCTGAAATCCATCCGGAACCTGTTCAAGCCAAGGAGGGGATTCCATTAGATGTAGAAGAACCTGCCACTTCTCCTGAGCAAGCAGCCACTGAAGCTGAACCAACAGCCGAAAAGGAAACTGAGCAAGCAAAGGAAGAGACTCCAGAGGAAGCCAATGAACCCAAAGAAAATCCTgctgaaaaaaaggataagaCAGAGAAGGACGCCGCAGCCAACGAAACGAATCCCACCGAGTACCTCTCCGGAGGTTACTTGTACTGCCGTTCAAACGGTCTTATTCC CCATGTTATAAAAAGatactttttcatcaagGACACTCCGATGCCTTTAGAGAATCTTAATTATTACTATAAGAAACACTTCCAAGGTTCTCTCAATAAGCAACCTGAAGATGATCCTTCCCTGAGTTCTGAGCAAGTGAACGAgtcttcttctaattctCAAAGCTTATATGTGGATAGAATCGCCAAAGCTGTGGAAGGATGCAAGGGATTGCTTTTCTACTCAAAATCTCAATGCACCAGTGTCCCAAGTggtattatttctttg TTGGATGTCGATAAAGTGGAAGCCGGTAACGGAAACAAGTTTTTGTTGTCTTTCGAGAACggaaaaaatgaaacattGGAGGCATCGACCGCTGAAAGTCGAGATGCTTGGATTAAAGACCTCAACACTATTGTTTCccaaaagcaagaaattAAGGAGAAGCTCGAGGGTTCAAGTACCTATAGTGAATCCTTGAATAAGCTAAACAAGATCGCAAACAATTCTGGGATCAGTACTTTGGAAACTTTGCGCTCTATTATCCCATCCTTCAGGGGAAAGCCTTCTAAAGAGGAATCACCTCCATCTGAAGCTGCGGATAAGGGCGAACCTACGAGTCCTAAAGACAATGTAattgaattctttcatcatctcttgaaaggaaaagaccATGAGAAGACCCAAGAAGAGAAACCCGAAGAAACAGTTGCCGATGATGCTGCCAACGCTGCAGCAGCAGAAGAATCAACTGAGGCTCCTGCAGAAACTGTCGACCAACAACCTGAAACTACAGAGCAAGCTGTTCCAGAAGCCCACGAGAATGTTCAAGAGAGTCCAAACAAGAAGCGTGGATTCGGTTTACTCTCATACTCCAAATCGTGGAAGACTCCCAAGGTCCCGAAAAGTGCGAAGTCTGAGAAATCAGTACAGACCGAAAAAGGAGGCAAGGCAGATCAATCCTTTGAGCATACGAAGGCAAAACTTGAGTACTTACCTACCTCACTTTCTCGTAAGCTTACCGAGTTTGTgcacaagaaaaagcaagacaAATCTGCTGAACCTGAAGCAGTATCTCCCACTACTGACAATGCGGATGTGAAACCGGAAGAACCACAAACTCAAACGAGCACTCCTGTGGTAAAGAcagcaaatgaaaatacCTCTACGACTAAGGATCTTAACGAGCTAACTCTTGCTGAACAAAGCACTCCAAGTGTCGTAGCAACGGAACCTAATCATGAACCCGTCGTACCAGAAATTGCTGCCTAA
- the rxt2 gene encoding histone deacetylase complex subunit Rxt2: MKQLEEQIERFKEALFEDSDAADSDSSIGESLTNRGLKRKKNSKSVYYGSMGNSTGTSVDVDYYSIGNTKRGVISHYRRRSEPEWLDHDNPYHNININETMAPLANPQNIFTHPGIAYIFEQNYLDVLAASAHESISSEHKYAAQLQQLFSALLGDDPSLTEPPHEVFGITVEQCNGLTETVQKALEKSREFIRCWSNVRMDLLRAIRFKEKVLTYCQGENYDGMMNHEDKDKDPQKNE, from the exons atgaaaCAATTAGAGGAACAGATCGA AAGGTTTAAGGAAGCTCTTTTTGAGGATTCTGATG CGGCTGATTCAGATTCTTCTATAGGAGAATCATTAACGAATCGTGGATTAaagcgaaaaaagaattccaAATCCGTCTATTACGGGTCTATGGGCAATTCGACCGGTACTTCAGTGGACGTCGAT taTTATAGTATTGGAAATACAAAACGGGGTGTTATTTCACATTATCGACGACGCTCTGAACCAGAATGGCTGGATCACGATAATCCTTACCACAATATCAACATTAATG AAACCATGGCTCCTTTGGCGAACCCACAAAACATCTTTACCCATCCTGGCATTGCATACATATTTGAACAGAATTATCTCGACGTTTTAGCTGCCTCAGCACATGAAAGCATTTCTTCTGAACATAAATATGCTGCTCAGCTTCAACAATTATTTTCAGCTTTATTAGGCGACGATCCGTCTCTCACAGAACCACCTCATGAGGTGTTTGGGATCACTGTAGAGCAATGCAACGGCCTTACAGAAACTGTACAGAAAGCTCTTGAGAAAAGTAGAGAGTTCATTCGGTGTTGGTCAAATGTACGAATGGATTTGCTACGCGCAATTCgctttaaagaaaaagttttgacTTATTGCCAAGGAGAAAACTATGATGGTATGATGAATCACGAGGACAAGGATAAGGATcctcaaaaaaatgaataa
- the arg12 gene encoding argininosuccinate synthase Arg12, whose protein sequence is MPEDVKRCVLAYSGGLDTSCILAWLIEQGWEVICYMANVGQEEDWETARQKAMGVGAKKVYIEDLRDEFIHDTVLPAAKCNAIYENVYLLGTSLARPIIARRQIQIAEKENCIAVSHGCTGKGNDQVRFELAYYALKPDIQVIAPWRLPVFFDRFAGRTDLLNYAAEKGIPVTQSIKKPWSMDENIVHCSYEAGILEDPSLAPPTDMWTLTVDPKDAPDEEEEIAVHFEKGNPCKLECKDGEFTDVVKIFNQLNTIARRNGVGRIDIVENRFSGLKSRGCYETPGLTILRSAHMDLEGLTMEREVRALRDQFVTFNLSKILYNGQYFSPCTRMLLAANDVSQEVVNGVVKIAVYKGNVSVRGRKSDTARLYDEKLTSMDELGGFDPTWTSGFIQIESIRLRNSDEGKYWL, encoded by the coding sequence ATGCCTGAAGACGTTAAACGTTGTGTTCTTGCCTATTCCGGTGGTTTAGACACCTCTTGTATCCTTGCCTGGCTTATTGAACAAGGATGGGAGGTGATTTGCTATATGGCTAACGTTGGCCAAGAAGAAGACTGGGAAACTGCCCGTCAAAAGGCAATGGGTGTGGGTGCCAAGAAGGTTTACATCGAAGACTTGCGCGACGAATTTATCCATGACACCGTCCTTCCCGCTGCCAAGTGTAACGCGATTTACGAAAACGTTTACCTTTTGGGTACTTCCCTTGCACGTCCCATCATTGCTCGTCGTCAAATCCAGATTGCTGAGAAGGAAAACTGCATTGCTGTTTCTCACGGTTGCACTGGTAAGGGCAACGATCAAGTTCGTTTCGAGCTTGCTTACTATGCCTTGAAGCCTGATATCCAAGTTATCGCTCCCTGGCGTCTTCCTGTTTTCTTCGATCGGTTTGCTGGACGTACTGATTTGTTGAACTATGCCGCTGAAAAGGGCATCCCTGTTACTCAATCTATCAAGAAACCCTGGTCAATGGATGAAAACATTGTTCATTGCTCTTATGAAGCTGGTATTCTCGAAGATCCCAGTCTCGCTCCTCCCACTGACATGTGGACCCTTACCGTCGATCCTAAGGATGCTcctgatgaagaagaggaaatcGCCgttcattttgaaaaggGTAACCCCTGCAAGTTAGAGTGTAAAGATGGTGAGTTTACCGATGTTGTCAAGATCTTTAACCAATTGAATACTATTGCTCGTCGCAATGGTGTTGGTCGTATCGACATTGTCGAAAACCGTTTCTCCGGATTGAAGAGCCGTGGCTGTTACGAGACCCCTGGCTTAACCATTCTTCGTTCCGCTCACATGGATTTGGAGGGTTTGACCATGGAACGTGAAGTTCGTGCCTTGCGTGACCAATTCGTTACTTTCAACCTTTCTAAGATCCTCTACAACGGCCAATACTTCTCTCCCTGCACTCGTATGCTTTTGGCTGCTAATGATGTTTCTCAGGAAGTTGTTAATGGTGTCGTTAAGATTGCTGTTTATAAGGGCAATGTCAGTGTCCGTGGACGCAAGTCTGATACCGCTCGTCTCTACGATGAGAAGCTTACTTCAATGGATGAACTTGGTGGTTTCGACCCTACTTGGACTTCTGGTTTCATTCAAATTGAATCCATTCGCTTGCGCAACTCCGATGAAGGCAAGTACTGGCTTTAA
- the apq12 gene encoding nuclear membrane organization protein Apq12: MALSQAFWGLIAKYMIDYGLTSEPDQILQKVEEVGKNIQQYESSFFKSLYKRNQPFSLPSLINILTLIVILYMSLIIINRATRIALALFRTLATISFFLLMVCAGVYWFLKGQ; the protein is encoded by the coding sequence ATGGCTTTATCACAGGCTTTCTGGGGTCTAATTGCCAAGTACATGATCGATTATGGTTTGACCAGTGAGCCAGACCAAATCTTACAAAAAGTAGAGGAGGTTGGTAAGAATATTCAACAATatgaatcttctttttttaaatctttatacaaaagaaatcagCCTTTCTCCCTTCCTTCTCTAATTAATATCTTAACACTCATTGTCATTTTATATATGTCCTTGATCATAATCAACAGAGCCACTCGCATTGCATTAGCACTCTTCAGAACATTAGCTActatctctttttttttgctaatGGTCTGTGCTGGTGTCTACTGGTTCCTAAAGGGTCAATGA
- the eca39 gene encoding branched chain amino acid aminotransferase Eca39 has translation MNASSLANRSLKCAGSVRMILPRNFRSHLPGTAQLSKLTSVSRIREMSSSSATYSAPKPLDASNVIFKKADQLKPVPDWNTLKFGKEFTDHMMIMKWNKQTGWGTPEIVPMQNLSFHPATTVFHYGFECFEGLKAYKDEKGVPRLFRPNKNAERMLSTGTRISLPDFDPKEWSEAIRKFVATESRWVPDKRGFSLYLRPTFIGTDAALGVHHCENAMIYVIASPVGPYYSSGFKAIRLCCSEGAVRAWPGGTGQYKLGGNYAPSVLPAAEAAEKGFAQILWLYGEEDYVTEVGTMNCFTVWINKNGEKEIITAPLDGMILPGVTRDSILDIARERLVPQGWKVTEGKYSMKEVAEASKEGRLLEVFGAGTAALVSPVKAINYKGAEINVPLPEGQEAGPITSQISNWILDIQYGKDPNHPWSVPVTN, from the coding sequence ATGAACGCTTCTTCTCTTGCCAATCGGAGTTTAAAGTGCGCAGGAAGTGTCCGGATGATTTTACCTAGAAATTTTCGCTCGCACTTACCAGGCACTGCACAATTGTCGAAACTGACCAGCGTTTCTCGCATTCGTGAAATGAGCTCTTCTTCTGCTACTTATTCAGCTCCTAAACCTTTGGATGCTTCCAATGTCATCTTCAAGAAGGCTGACCAACTCAAGCCTGTGCCCGACTGGAACACCTTGAAGTTTGGCAAGGAATTCACCGACCACATGATGATTATGAAGTGGAACAAGCAAACCGGTTGGGGTACACCAGAAATTGTTCCTATGCAAAATCTTAGCTTCCATCCCGCCACCACTGTCTTCCATTACGGTTTCGAATGTTTTGAGGGATTGAAGGCTTACAAGGATGAGAAGGGTGTTCCCCGACTTTTCCGCCCCAACAAGAATGCTGAGCGCATGTTGTCCACAGGCACTAGAATCTCCCTTCCCGATTTCGATCCCAAGGAATGGAGCGAAGCTATCCGCAAGTTCGTTGCTACCGAGAGTCGCTGGGTACCCGATAAGCGTGGCTTCTCCCTTTACCTTCGTCCCACCTTTATTGGTACCGATGCTGCCCTTGGTGTTCACCATTGTGAAAATGCTATGATTTATGTCATTGCTTCTCCCGTCGGTCCCTACTACAGCTCCGGATTCAAGGCCATCCGTCTTTGTTGCTCCGAAGGAGCTGTTCGTGCTTGGCCCGGTGGTACTGGACAGTACAAGCTTGGTGGTAACTATGCTCCTAGCGTTTTGCCCGCTGCTGAAGCTGCCGAGAAGGGTTTCGCCCAAATTCTCTGGTTGTACGGTGAGGAGGACTATGTCACCGAAGTCGGTACTATGAACTGCTTCACTGTCTGGATCAACAAGAATGgtgaaaaggaaattatCACCGCTCCTCTCGACGGTATGATTTTGCCTGGTGTCACTCGTGATTCCATTCTCGATATCGCTCGTGAGCGCCTTGTTCCCCAGGGCTGGAAGGTTACTGAAGGCAAGTATTCCATGAAGGAGGTTGCTGAAGCTTCCAAGGAAGGTCGTCTTTTGGAAGTCTTCGGTGCTGGTACCGCCGCTTTGGTTTCTCCCGTCAAGGCTATCAATTACAAGGGTGCCGAAATCAACGTCCCTTTGCCTGAAGGCCAAGAAGCCGGCCCCATCACCTCCCAAATTAGCAACTGGATCCTCGATATCCAATATGGTAAGGATCCTAACCACCCATGGAGTGTTCCTGTCACGAACTAA
- the nup107 gene encoding nucleoporin Nup107, translating into MSQHVSNDVSTFSISRGNNDLSQSSFQELMQMDKDDPELNDDVVFLGPNEAPVIFELGDEYESFANTFLANKDDLFSSEGLLTSFCKLCEEKYLKACKEEDEELMDHWGLELRTWDLIQRIYLFRSSAQDESISSHMFSSIAVLEEEFYSKHPAAFENHLVFNWLRDSPVQEPDIEIRGNRWFYTRENIKKNTRKHSNFILDKKDESNVSNLDPDADIRDERRLDEKDDNYDRQFIRAAFSLYRAGDFEGLLDLCRKSGNYWRSASLQGAFEYRNSVIDEALHTETLGNKRKELWRRACFALTKNKRTDAYERALYGALCGDLKSVLNVCTSWEDALWAYYNSMNQYNLDVYLSDKIPQPDTHLPPIDSGIGLSPETIFEALDQYPLEEIRNSAAHPLRRLQAYTILNQVDRLFTLAHEQLEAVRAGNTEGILELTSPSSLRIMVHQLLFMQIAGIHVDAYISDSIIQSYIELLASAKKNSLVPLYIPFLSDHVQYEAYARFLSFIEDANSRLEQLKLAKKFQLDIDRAALMSVSLAFDEFARDAEPLLEINLKTLDDPVPLVYTKFISTLEWLIITCQSDDLLVYANYAFRFFLSKGELNSAYLLYTRLPAETLDVLTPGEIPADKSSKVQTAYEFMSYRALCRAFQVHEEWNKLMYEPILNDTSTTKASVAYKEWKKSLTLTSHRCIKLFNELLRANVLHPSTMELNEDEEKELCSKLYRIRNIYIPEIILNLHNVYFHNEDYNGCFTLANEVAGEDLKLYHCLLESGRIEEYAAGLAIVGEYSLSSPEGIFSI; encoded by the exons ATGTCTCAACATGTATCGAACGATGTTTCTACGTTTTCTATCAGTCGTGGAAACAATGATTTAAGC CAATCCAGTTTTCAAGAACTAATGCAAATGGACAAAGATGATCCAGAG TTGAACGACGATGTTGTGTTTTTGGGACCAAACG AGGCACCTGTTATTTTTGAACTTGGAGATGAATATGAGTCGTTTGCAAATACATTTTTGGCGAATAAAGACGATCTATTCTCCAGCGAGGGATTACTGACAAGCTTTTGTAAGCTTTGCGAAGAAAA GTATTTAAAAGCGtgtaaagaagaagacgaagaattAATGGATCATTGGGGTTTGGAATTACGCACTTGGGATTTGATACAGAGAATCTATTT GTTTCGAAGTTCAGCACAAGACGAGTCTATTTCTTCACAtatgttttcttccatagctgttttggaagaagaattcTACTCCAAACATCCTGCTGCATTTGAAAATCAT TTGGTATTCAATTGGTTACGCGATAGTCCTGTTCAAGAGCCTGACATCGAAATCCGAGGTAACCGTTGGTTTTATACTCGTGAAAATATCAAGAAAAATACCCGGAAACACTccaattttattttagatAAGAAAGATGAGTCTAACGTCTCAAATTTGGATCCAGATGCAGACATTCGCGATGAGCGCCGCCTTGACGAAAAAGACGATAACTATGATCGCCAATTTATACGCGCTGCATTCTCGCTTTATCGGGCTGGTGATTTTGAAGgacttttggatttgtgTAGGAAAAGTGGAAATTATTGGCGTTCCGCTTCTCTGCAAGGTGCGTTTGAATATCGTAACAGCGTAATAGATGAAGCCCTGCACACCGAAACTTTAGgtaataaaagaaaagaactaTGGAGACGTGCATGTTTTGctttaacaaaaaacaagcgCACCGATGCTTATGAGCGTGCTCTGTATGGCGCACTCTGTGGTGATTTAAAATCCGTCTTGAATGTCTGCACATCCTGGGAGGATGCTCTATGGGCATACTACAACAGTATGAATCAGTATAACTTGGACGTATATCTTTCTGATAAAATACCTCAACCAGATACTCACTTGCCCCCTATTGATAGCGGAATCGGGTTGAGTCCAGAAACTATATTTGAAGCTTTGGATCAATATCCTTTAGAAGAAATCCGGAACTCAGCTGCTCATCCACTGAGAAGATTACAAGCTTATACTATTTTGAATCAAGTTGATAGACTATTTACACTAGCTCACGAACAGCTAGAGGCTGTACGAGCTGGAAATACCGAAGGCATTTTGGAACTTACTAGTCCCTCAAGCCTTCGAATTATGGTTCACcagcttctttttatgCAGATTGCTGGCATACATGTTGATGCTTATATTTCGGATTCTATAATCCAATCGTATATTGAGCTGCTAGCCAGtgcaaagaagaattcCTTGGTTCCCCTGTACATTCCCTTCCTTTCCGATCACGTTCAGTATGAAGCATACGCTCGCTTTTTGAGCTTTATAGAAGATGCAAATTCACGACTTGAGCAGCTCAAGCTCGCGAAAAAGTTTCAGTTGGATATTGATAGGGCAGCTTTGATGAGTGTCTCACTTgcttttgatgaatttgcCCGTGATGCTGAACCGTTACTTGaaattaatttaaaaaCACTAGACGACCCGGTACCCTTGGTTTATACGAAGTTTATATCCACTCTAGAATGGTTAATAATAACTTGCCAATCTGACGATTTGTTAGTGTACGCAAATTATGCCTTCCGGTTTTTCTTATCTAAGGGAGAACTAAATTCTGCATATTTATTGTACACCCGTCTTCCAGCCGAAACACTTGATGTTTTAACCCCAGGTGAAATACCTGCCGATAAAAGTTCAAAAGTTCAAACAGCGTATGAGTTCATGAGTTATCGTGCCTTGTGTCGAGCTTTTCAAGTGCATGAAGAATGGAATAAATTAATGTATGAACCAATTTTGAATGATACCTCTACAACAAAAGCCAGTGTTGCTTACAAGGAATGGAAAAAGTCTCTTACACTTACATCACACAGATGTATAAAGCTGTTTAATGAGCTTCTTCGAGCGAATGTCCTTCATCCATCAACTATGGAGTtaaatgaagatgaagaaaaagagctCTGTAGTAAATTGTACCGCATTcgaaatatatatatccCCGAAATTATTTTGAATCTTCACAATGTTTACTTTCATAACGAAGATTATAATGGCTGCTTTACTCTTGCGAATGAGGTAGCAGGAGAGGATCTTAAGCTCTATCACTGTCTTCTTGAAAGCggaagaattgaagagTATGCAGCTGGCTTGGCTATTGTGGGAGAGTACAGTCTTTCTTCTCCTGAAGGAATCTTTAGCATTTAA